From the genome of Nakamurella flavida, one region includes:
- a CDS encoding TerD family protein: protein MTKGQNLPIEADIGQLQVAVRWSATPPAGDVDLIALLVGADGRARSDDDMVFYNQRSTPDGSVVHTGKVIGDGHGADEVSIDLREVPQDVTAVVIAASTDGAFADLPGIEWRVRTADGDPLVVYPVRDLSTERALVLGEVYRRDGHWRLRAVGQGWAGGLAGLATDYGISVGEAEPDAHDDGGTDTHDHPDMTAEEPGTEETAAAPILTGDASIAPSDRDPGTAVQTHPVATPATDVDSDTRADSAGDTDRPDTADTADIADPRSTATVTVETSVTETSIPLAGQPITVRTTSNRLTVTGSSAPRARVPVSVLAGNDSWRRARLFSVAGIGGADEQENRATAALMWVMGAVRPFGRAITARAGAPAGAMETFLETPFVLGEAKVIPDGVIRVARGRTTWTALLEVKTGSNDLNLDQITSYLRVARREKFDVLLTVSNEVTSDPDTHPVLVPPKFTESVRLVHLSWSEVMHELRMLLAHHRFTEQLPMWILAELLRYLEHPKSGAMAFSDMSPSWVPVRDGVAQRTLAAGDRHTAPVVAGWHRLVRQLCLRLTTRTGKPVKRALPRKLLADPVLLDEDAARRLADDGVLTAVLRIPGAVGTVAVTADVRTTQVRLSLDVLAPTEGTPVKRVQWLVRQLRTAPDDLTVEALFAPPTEGTREHLGDLRDKPARLIADPAQAPRSFRVKRLYPLGTKRSGATGSVVASVTAAVDDFYDEVVLRLTPWAPQETSPGPADDPAPDLDGNATGD, encoded by the coding sequence GTGACGAAGGGGCAGAATCTGCCGATCGAGGCGGACATCGGACAGCTGCAGGTGGCCGTCCGGTGGAGCGCGACACCACCGGCGGGTGATGTGGACCTGATCGCCCTGCTCGTCGGGGCCGACGGACGGGCCCGGTCGGACGACGACATGGTGTTCTACAACCAGCGATCCACCCCGGACGGATCCGTCGTGCACACCGGCAAGGTGATCGGTGACGGGCACGGCGCCGACGAGGTGTCGATCGACCTGCGGGAGGTGCCGCAGGACGTCACCGCGGTGGTCATCGCGGCCAGCACCGACGGCGCCTTCGCCGACCTCCCCGGCATCGAGTGGCGGGTCCGGACCGCGGACGGGGATCCGCTGGTCGTCTACCCGGTCCGGGACCTGAGCACCGAACGGGCCCTGGTCCTCGGTGAGGTGTACCGCCGCGACGGCCACTGGCGCCTGCGGGCGGTCGGCCAGGGCTGGGCGGGCGGACTGGCGGGACTGGCGACCGACTACGGCATCTCGGTCGGCGAAGCCGAACCCGATGCGCACGACGACGGCGGCACCGACACGCACGACCACCCGGACATGACCGCCGAGGAGCCCGGCACCGAGGAGACCGCCGCGGCCCCGATCCTCACCGGGGACGCGAGCATCGCCCCGTCGGACCGCGACCCCGGAACCGCCGTGCAGACCCACCCGGTCGCGACCCCCGCCACGGATGTGGACTCGGACACGAGAGCGGACTCGGCCGGCGACACCGACCGACCCGACACCGCCGACACCGCCGACATCGCGGACCCCCGCTCGACCGCGACGGTGACGGTGGAGACATCGGTGACCGAGACCAGCATCCCGCTCGCGGGGCAGCCGATCACCGTGCGGACGACGTCCAACCGGTTGACGGTGACGGGTTCGTCGGCGCCCCGTGCGCGCGTCCCGGTCAGCGTGTTGGCCGGCAACGACTCCTGGCGGCGCGCCCGGTTGTTCTCCGTCGCGGGGATCGGCGGGGCGGACGAACAGGAGAACCGGGCCACGGCCGCGCTGATGTGGGTGATGGGGGCGGTCCGCCCGTTCGGCCGGGCCATCACCGCCCGGGCCGGTGCACCCGCGGGGGCGATGGAGACGTTCCTGGAGACCCCGTTCGTGCTGGGCGAGGCCAAGGTGATCCCGGACGGGGTCATCCGGGTGGCCCGCGGCAGGACCACCTGGACCGCGCTGCTCGAGGTGAAGACGGGCAGCAACGACCTGAACCTCGACCAGATCACCTCCTACCTCCGGGTGGCCAGGCGGGAGAAGTTCGACGTCCTGCTGACCGTCTCGAACGAGGTGACCAGCGATCCCGACACCCACCCGGTACTGGTGCCGCCGAAGTTCACCGAGTCGGTGCGCCTGGTGCACCTGTCGTGGTCCGAGGTGATGCACGAACTGCGGATGCTGTTGGCGCACCACCGGTTCACCGAGCAGCTGCCGATGTGGATCCTGGCCGAACTGCTCCGTTACCTGGAGCACCCTAAGTCCGGCGCGATGGCGTTCTCCGACATGAGCCCGTCCTGGGTGCCGGTCCGTGACGGGGTCGCGCAGCGCACCCTCGCCGCCGGTGACCGGCACACCGCACCCGTCGTCGCCGGCTGGCACCGCCTCGTCCGTCAGCTCTGCCTCCGGCTGACCACCCGGACCGGCAAGCCGGTGAAACGTGCGCTGCCGCGCAAGTTGCTGGCCGACCCGGTCCTGCTCGACGAGGACGCGGCCCGCCGCCTGGCCGACGACGGCGTGCTGACCGCCGTGCTGCGGATCCCCGGCGCGGTCGGCACCGTGGCGGTGACCGCCGACGTCCGGACCACCCAGGTCCGGTTGAGCCTGGACGTGCTCGCGCCGACCGAGGGGACACCGGTCAAGCGGGTGCAGTGGCTGGTCCGCCAACTCCGGACCGCACCGGACGATCTGACCGTCGAGGCCCTGTTCGCCCCGCCGACGGAAGGGACGCGCGAGCACCTGGGCGATCTGCGGGACAAGCCCGCGCGGCTGATCGCCGACCCGGCGCAGGCGCCGCGATCGTTCCGGGTCAAGCGGCTGTACCCGTTGGGCACCAAGCGATCCGGGGCGACGGGCAGCGTGGTGGCCTCGGTGACGGCAGCGGTGGACGACTTCTACGACGAGGTCGTGCTGCGCCTGACCCCGTGGGCGCCCCAGGAGACCTCCCCGGGTCCCGCCGACGATCCGGCCCCGGACCTCGACGGGAACGCCACCGGGGACTGA
- a CDS encoding siderophore-interacting protein — protein MPTQLTVTGAQMLTPGLRRVHFRSDDLSAFRDSVHTDRYVKLVFLKPGVTYPQPLHLKALRDQLPPEDMPVVRTYAALFPDHDAGTVSIDFVVHGDQGVAGPWAAAAQPGDQLLANGPGGAYAPDPTADWHLLVGDETALPAITAALQALPADAVAHVVVEVEGAGYQLDLPLPAGATLHWVHRDTGGSVQDVVRGLDWLPGRVHVFAHGEAQQMMHGLRPYLLRERGVPRDLLSISGYWRQGRTEESFREWKAELARQEEGAV, from the coding sequence ATGCCCACCCAGCTCACCGTCACCGGCGCGCAGATGCTCACCCCCGGCCTCCGCCGGGTGCACTTCCGCAGCGACGACCTCTCCGCGTTCCGCGACAGCGTGCACACCGACCGGTACGTCAAGCTCGTGTTCCTCAAGCCCGGGGTCACCTACCCGCAACCGCTCCACCTGAAGGCGCTGCGCGATCAGCTGCCGCCGGAGGACATGCCCGTTGTCCGCACCTACGCGGCGCTGTTCCCGGATCACGACGCCGGCACCGTCAGCATCGATTTCGTCGTGCACGGCGACCAGGGCGTGGCGGGCCCGTGGGCGGCTGCGGCGCAGCCGGGGGATCAGCTGCTGGCCAACGGCCCGGGCGGCGCCTACGCCCCCGACCCGACCGCCGACTGGCACCTGCTCGTCGGCGACGAGACCGCGCTGCCGGCGATCACCGCCGCCCTGCAGGCCCTCCCGGCCGACGCCGTCGCCCACGTCGTCGTCGAGGTCGAGGGCGCCGGGTACCAGCTCGACCTGCCGCTCCCCGCCGGCGCCACCCTGCACTGGGTGCACCGCGACACCGGTGGCTCGGTGCAGGACGTCGTGCGGGGCCTGGACTGGCTGCCCGGCCGGGTCCACGTGTTCGCCCACGGCGAGGCGCAGCAGATGATGCACGGCCTGCGCCCGTACCTGCTGCGCGAGCGCGGCGTCCCGCGGGACCTGCTCTCGATCTCCGGCTACTGGCGGCAGGGCCGTACCGAGGAGAGCTTCCGCGAGTGGAAGGCGGAGCTGGCTCGGCAGGAGGAGGGCGCGGTCTGA